A region from the Desulfotomaculum sp. genome encodes:
- a CDS encoding DUF1992 domain-containing protein has translation MFEALARIAEVKIREAIENGEFENLPGKGKPLEIDNMSFVPAELRMAFRIIKNAGLVPMEVSLNKEMETLKKKIEESTDETERKTLKRKLIELDVRYNILRERNITRK, from the coding sequence ATGTTTGAAGCTCTTGCTAGAATTGCTGAGGTGAAAATAAGGGAAGCCATAGAAAATGGTGAGTTTGAAAATCTTCCGGGAAAAGGCAAACCCCTGGAGATTGATAATATGTCATTTGTCCCGGCCGAACTGCGCATGGCCTTTAGGATTATTAAAAACGCGGGGCTGGTACCCATGGAAGTCAGCTTAAATAAAGAGATGGAGACTCTCAAAAAAAAGATCGAAGAAAGCACAGATGAAACAGAACGGAAGACTCTCAAAAGGAAACTGATCGAGTTGGATGTAAGATACAATATTTTAAGGGAAAGAAATATCACTAGAAAGTAG
- a CDS encoding serine protease, with amino-acid sequence MIRQKIKALIYLTLLLFWLLPACTACAGANRSRVVVLSVEGPIVPVTASYIQRGIDLAESEGIACIIKLNTPGGLYGSTQQIVDYILNAEVPVIVYVAPQGGWAGSAGTFITIAAHYAVMAPGSRIGAAHPVSAGTGQTEQSGVSGQKITEDAAAWVRSLAQLRGRNVQAAELAVRESKSYSDQEALKIKLIDARARTMDELLQNLNGKELTVRDGRIIILTTVNADLFPVAMNFREKFLTAISNPEVAYLLFTLGMIGLIAELYHPGAVFPGLVGALGLLLGLYGLGTLDAYWVGIMLLLLAFGLFAAEAFVTSHGVIGAGGAVSFVMGSILLFSGSGTGLAISLWLIVVTTAFFIALVGLLLLAVVRGQKRHVITGTEGIIGQTAVARSTLNPAGIVIFSGGLWNAVSEEGTVGEGEEVVIKSVKGLKLTVMKKNNS; translated from the coding sequence ATGATCAGACAAAAAATAAAAGCATTAATCTATTTGACTCTTTTGCTTTTTTGGCTGTTGCCGGCGTGTACCGCCTGTGCAGGCGCCAATCGCAGCCGTGTTGTAGTGCTTTCAGTTGAAGGCCCAATCGTGCCGGTGACGGCAAGTTATATCCAGCGGGGGATTGATCTTGCTGAAAGTGAAGGCATTGCCTGCATAATTAAACTAAATACGCCCGGCGGTTTGTATGGTTCAACGCAGCAGATTGTTGATTATATTTTAAACGCTGAAGTGCCTGTGATAGTCTATGTGGCGCCTCAGGGAGGCTGGGCAGGTTCTGCCGGGACCTTTATTACTATAGCCGCTCATTATGCTGTTATGGCGCCCGGGAGCAGGATTGGCGCAGCCCATCCCGTTTCTGCCGGTACCGGACAAACTGAACAATCCGGCGTTTCGGGCCAGAAAATCACCGAGGACGCCGCAGCTTGGGTCCGTTCGCTTGCCCAGCTGCGCGGCAGGAATGTTCAGGCTGCAGAGCTTGCCGTACGTGAAAGCAAATCCTATTCTGATCAGGAAGCGTTAAAAATTAAACTTATCGACGCGCGCGCCCGCACAATGGACGAATTGCTTCAAAATTTAAACGGGAAAGAATTAACTGTCCGGGACGGAAGGATAATTATCCTGACGACAGTCAATGCAGATTTGTTTCCGGTGGCGATGAACTTTCGCGAGAAATTTTTAACGGCGATAAGCAATCCGGAAGTTGCTTATCTTCTTTTTACTTTAGGCATGATTGGCCTGATCGCGGAGCTTTACCACCCGGGAGCTGTATTCCCGGGTTTGGTAGGCGCTCTAGGCCTTCTTCTGGGCCTTTACGGACTTGGGACCCTTGACGCATACTGGGTTGGTATAATGCTGTTACTTCTTGCTTTCGGACTTTTTGCCGCCGAGGCTTTTGTAACCAGCCATGGAGTAATAGGCGCCGGCGGCGCCGTATCATTTGTGATGGGCTCAATTTTGCTTTTTTCAGGCAGCGGGACGGGGCTTGCCATTAGTCTCTGGTTAATAGTCGTCACAACCGCTTTCTTCATAGCCCTGGTTGGTTTATTGCTTCTGGCGGTTGTCAGGGGGCAAAAACGGCATGTAATTACCGGAACGGAAGGGATAATTGGACAGACGGCTGTTGCGCGCTCAACGCTAAACCCGGCGGGGATCGTTATCTTTTCAGGCGGTTTGTGGAATGCTGTTTCTGAAGAAGGAACTGTCGGCGAAGGTGAAGAGGTTGTTATAAAATCGGTAAAAGGCTTAAAATTAACGGTTATGAAAAAGAATAATAGTTAA